Proteins encoded together in one Procambarus clarkii isolate CNS0578487 chromosome 11, FALCON_Pclarkii_2.0, whole genome shotgun sequence window:
- the LOC123747767 gene encoding uncharacterized protein, whose amino-acid sequence MTEALHNRFGGSLILVTTTFPQALSNNLPPSSVQQPSPKLCPTTFPQALSNNLPPSSVQQPSPKLCPTTFPQAVPYNLPPSSVQQPSPKLYPTTFPQALSNNLPPSFVQQPSPKLYPTTFPQALSNNLPPSSTLQPSPKLCPTTFPQALSNNLPPSFVQQPSPKLYPTTFPQALSNNLSPSSVQQPSPKLCPTTFPQALSNNLPPSSVQQPSPKLYPTTFPQALSNNLPPSSTLQPSPKLCPTTFPQALSNNLPPSSTLQPSPKLCPTTFPQALPYNLPPSSVQQPSPKLCPTTFPQALPYNLPPSSVQQPSPKLYPTTFPQALSNNLPPSSTLQPSPKLCPTTFPQALSNNLPPSSTLQPSPKLCPTTFPQALPYNLPPSSVQQPSPKLYPTTFPQALSNNLPPSSTPQPSPKLVQQPSPKLYPTTFPQALSNNLPPSSTPQPSPKLCPTTFPQALPHNLPPSSVQQPSPKLYPTTFPQALSNNLPPSSTLQPSPKLCPTTFPQALPHNLPPSSTPQPSPKLCPTTFPQTLPHNLTPSPASQPSPKLYPTTFPQTLPHNHPPSPASQPSPSSTPQPSPSSASQPSPKICLTTFPTLCPTTFPESTAPQPSSQALLHNLLSSSSSQPNYLRK is encoded by the coding sequence ATGACTGAAGCTCTTCACAATAGGTTCGGTGGGTCTCTTATCCTTGTCACCACAACCTTCCCCCAAGCTCTGTCCAACAACCTTCCCCCAAGCTCTGTCCAACAACCTTCCCCCAAGCTCTGTCCAACAACCTTCCCCCAAGCTCTGTCCAACAACCTTCCCCCAAGCTCTGTCCAACAACCTTCCCCCAAGCTCTGTCCAACAACCTTCCCCCAAGCTGTACCCTACAACCTTCCCCCAAGCTCTGTCCAACAACCTTCCCCCAAGCTCTACCCTACAACCTTCCCCCAAGCTTTGTCCAACAACCTTCCCCCAAGCTTTGTCCAACAACCTTCCCCCAAGCTCTACCCTACAACCTTCCCCCAAGCTCTGTCCAACAACCTTCCCCCAAGCTCTACCCTACAACCTTCCCCCAAGCTTTGTCCAACAACCTTCCCCCAAGCTTTGTCCAACAACCTTCCCCCAAGCTTTGTCCAACAACCTTCCCCCAAGCTCTACCCTACAACATTCCCCCAAGCTCTGTCCAACAACCTTTCCCCAAGCTCTGTCCAACAACCTTCCCCCAAGCTCTGTCCAACAACCTTCCCCCAAGCTCTGTCCAACAACCTTCCCCCAAGCTCTGTCCAACAACCTTCCCCCAAGCTCTACCCTACAACCTTCCCCCAAGCTCTGTCCAACAACCTTCCCCCAAGCTCTACCCTACAACCTTCCCCCAAGCTTTGTCCAACAACCTTCCCCCAAGCTTTGTCCAACAACCTTCCCCCAAGCTCTACCCTACAACCTTCCCCCAAGCTCTGTCCAACAACCTTCCCCCAAGCTCTACCCTACAACCTTCCCCCAAGCTCTGTCCAACAACCTTCCCCCAAGCTCTGTCCAACAACCTTCCCCCAAGCTCTACCCTACAACCTTCCCCCAAGCTCTGTCCAACAACCTTCCCCCAAGCtctaccccacaaccttcccccaAGCTCTGTCCAACAACCTTCCCCCAAGCTCTACCCTACAACCTTCCCCCAAGCTTTGTCCAACAACCTTCCCCCAAGCTTTGTCCAACAACCTTCCCCCAAGCTCTACCCTACAACCTTCCCCCAAGCTCTGTCCAACAACCTTCCCCCAAGCTCTACCCTACAACCTTCCCCCAAGCTCTGTCCAACAACCTTCCCCCAAGCTCTACCCTACAACCTTCCCCCAAGCTCTGTCCAACAACCTTCCCCCAAGCtctaccccacaaccttcccccaAGCTTGTCCAGCAACCTTCCCCCAAGCTCTACCCTACAACCTTCCCCCAAGCTCTGTCCAACAACCTTCCCCCAAGCtctaccccacaaccttcccccaAGCTCTGTCCAACAACCTTCCCCCAAGCtctaccccacaaccttcccccaAGCTCTGTCCAACAACCTTCCCCCAAACtctaccccacaaccttcccccaAGCTCTGTCCAACAACCTTCCCCCAAGCTCTACCCTACAACCTTCCCCCAAGCTCTGTCCCACAACCTTCCCCCAAGCTCTGCCCCACAACCTTCCCCCAAGCtctaccccacaaccttcccctAAGCTCTGTCCCACAACCTTTCCCCAAACTCTACCCCACAACCTTACCCCAAGCCCTGCCTCACAACCTTCCCCCAAACtctaccccacaaccttcccccaAACTCTGCCCCAcaaccatcccccaagccctgcctcacaaccttccccaagctctaccccacaaccttccccaAGCTCTGCCTCACAACCATCCCCCAAGATCTGCCTCACAACCTTCCCCACGCTCTGTCCCACAACCTTCCCCGAGAGCACTGCTCCACAACCTTCCTCCCAAGCTCTACTTCACAACCTTCTCTCAAGCTCTTCCTCACAACCTAATTATTTACGTAAGTGA